The uncultured Desulfatiglans sp. DNA window GTTCAGCGAAAGGGAATTCAAGAAAACCAGCATGGCTTATTTTTGACCCGTGTCGACATCCCCGAAGAGGTCCTGTCGCACAGGGAGGGAGGCTATCCGCAGCATGGATCGAAACTCGACCGAATGGTTCCGGCAAGCGCAAACCTATATCCCGGGCGGCGTCAACAGCCCGGTCCGGGCCTGCAAGGCCGTCGGCCTGGCGGCGCCCCTGTTCATCGACCGCGCGGAAGGATGCCGCGTCTGGGATGTCGAAGGACGCGAGTACATCGACTACGTCGGGTCGTGGGGCCCCATGATCCTCGGGCACCGGCATCCGAAGGTCGTCGAAGCCATCGAAAAGGCCTTGCACCGCGGGACCAGCTACGGCGCGCCCACGCCTCTCGAGGTCGCGATGGCCGGCGCCATCGTCGACCGGGTTCCATCGATCGAAATGGTGCGCATGGTCAACTCCGGCACCGAGGCGACCATGAGCGCCATCCGCCTGGCCAGGGCCCACACGGGCCGGGACAAACTCGTCAAGTTCAACGGGTGCTATCACGGCCATGCCGACAGCCTGCTGGTGGAGGCGGGTTCCGGGGTGGCCACTTTGGGGATCCCCGGAAGCCCTGGGGTGCCCGCCGACATCGCCCGACACACCCTGTCACTCCCCTTCAACGATCTGGACGCCGTCGAAGCGACCTTTTTGAAGTACGGTCCCGAGATCGCCGCGGTGATCGTCGAACCGGTCCCCGGAAACATGGGGGTCGTTCTCCCGCACGACGGATACCTCCAAGGCCTGCGCGCGATCACCGAAACCTACGGAAGCCTGCTCATCTTCGATGAGGTCATCAGCGGCTTCCGGGTGGCTCCGGGCGGCGCGCAGGAGCTCTACGGCATCCTGCCGGATCTGACCTGCCTCGGGAAGATCATCGGCGGCGGGCTGCCGGTCGGGGCTTACGGCGGCCGTAAAGAGATCATGTGCGGCATTGCTCCGGAAGGAAGCGTCTATCAGGCCGGGACCCTGTCCGGCAACCCGCTGGCCATGGCCGCAGGCCTGGCGACCCTCGAGCTGCTGGGGGAGCCGGGCGTCTACGAAAGGCTGGAAGCAGCCGGCGCAAAACTGTTCCAAGGGCTTGCCCGGGCGGCCGAAGCCGCAGGGATAGACGTCGTCATCAACCGCGTGGGTTCATTGGGAAGCCTGTTTTTCACCGGCAGCCCGGTAACGAGTTTCGAGACGGCCCTCCAATGCAACAAAGACCGATTCGTGGCCTATTACCGGCGCATGCTCGACTGCGGCATTTACCTGGCGCCTTCGCCTTTCGAAGCGGCCTTCGTCTCGCTCGCCCACGATCCGGGAAGC harbors:
- the hemL gene encoding glutamate-1-semialdehyde aminotransferase (aminomutase) (Evidence 2a : Function from experimental evidences in other organisms; PubMedId : 1643048, 2045363; Product type e : enzyme): MDRNSTEWFRQAQTYIPGGVNSPVRACKAVGLAAPLFIDRAEGCRVWDVEGREYIDYVGSWGPMILGHRHPKVVEAIEKALHRGTSYGAPTPLEVAMAGAIVDRVPSIEMVRMVNSGTEATMSAIRLARAHTGRDKLVKFNGCYHGHADSLLVEAGSGVATLGIPGSPGVPADIARHTLSLPFNDLDAVEATFLKYGPEIAAVIVEPVPGNMGVVLPHDGYLQGLRAITETYGSLLIFDEVISGFRVAPGGAQELYGILPDLTCLGKIIGGGLPVGAYGGRKEIMCGIAPEGSVYQAGTLSGNPLAMAAGLATLELLGEPGVYERLEAAGAKLFQGLARAAEAAGIDVVINRVGSLGSLFFTGSPVTSFETALQCNKDRFVAYYRRMLDCGIYLAPSPFEAAFVSLAHDPGSLDKTIACAAAAFDKLHE